A single region of the Lates calcarifer isolate ASB-BC8 linkage group LG3, TLL_Latcal_v3, whole genome shotgun sequence genome encodes:
- the LOC108891236 gene encoding gastrula zinc finger protein XlCGF57.1-like, which produces MSRFQELKGSFKRRLLTSVREDLFGHLERKISEYKKEIDRNRKLMDLVPKRRRSVCPADVQQVLETKEVSPEQQEWSSRLIQQDPEPPHIKEEQEELCLIQRPVEDCGGSEIDRKLDRDWHPHPESKSSGYSVTSKTFTVKGNLNEDMSAPTREEGNRCPFCGKCFARKPGLKCHLRIHTGEKPFSCSVCGKTFTLKGTLKSHLLTHTGEKQFSCSVCGRKYSQKSSLTKHMLIHTGEKPFCSVCGKKFTYESALEKHKLTHREEKPFCCSVCGKIFAHKSTLTSHMFTHTEEKQFSCSVCGKKFGRKPLLTSHMFTHTEEKLFSCPVCGKKFATKSTLRKHMVTHSGEKPFCCTVCGKRFAYKAVLNTHMFLHTGEEPFSCSVCGHKCANKSNLTSHMWTHTGEKLFSCSVCGKKCAYKSGLTYHMLTHIEEKPFSCSVCGKKCAHKRILKCHMASHTRGKTFSCSVCGKMFQHLSYVTQHMVTHTGEKPFSCSVCGKKCSLKSNLTQHMLTHTGKKPFSCSLCDKKYTVKRSLKDHMQHHTGEKRFSCSVCNKRFSRRSGLKNHKCIGESSQLHQSQTEENREAEPPAKSSTEPMETEADGEDCGGPEPVSNSHPD; this is translated from the coding sequence tgtgtcctGCAGACGTCCAGCAGGTGTTGGAGACTAAAGAAGTTTCCcctgagcagcaggagtggaGCTCCAGACTGATCCAGCAGGACCCAGAGCCCCCCCACATTAAAGAAGAACAGGAAGAACTCTGTCTCATTCAGAGACCAGTAGAGGACTGTGGAGGATCAGAAATAGACAGGAAGTTGGATAGAGACTGGCATCCACACCCAGAGAGTAAATCATCAGGCTACTCTGTGACTagtaaaacatttacagtgaaGGGGAATTTAAATGAAGACATGAGCGCTCCTACAAGAGAAGAGGGTAATAGATGCCCTTTTTGTGGTAAATGTTTTGCCAGAAAACCTGGCCTGAAGTGCCACTTGAGAATTCATACTGGAGAGAAACCAtttagttgctcagtttgtggcaAAACATTTACACTAAAAGGAACTTTAAAATCCCACCTGTTAACCCACACGGGGGAGAAACAATTTagctgctcagtttgtggtagAAAATACAGCCAAAAATCAAGTCTAACAAAACACATGTTAatccacacaggagagaaaccatttTGCTCGGTTTGTGGTAAAAAGTTTACATATGAATCAGCTCTAGAAAAACACAAGTTAACCCACAGAGAAGAGAAACCATTttgttgctcagtttgtggtaaaataTTTGCACATAAATCAACTCTGACATCCCACATGTTTACCCACACAGAAGAGAAACAATTTAGttgttcagtttgtggtaaaaaatttGGACGGAAACCACTTCTAACATCCCACATGTTTACCCACACAGAAGAGAAACTATTTAGTTGtccagtttgtggtaaaaaatttGCAACTAAATCAACTCTAAGAAAACACATGGTAACCCACAGTGGGGAGAAACCATTTTGTTGCACCGTTTGTGGTAAAAGGTTCGCATATAAAGCAGTTCTAAACACCCACATGTTTCTACACACAGGAGAGGAACCAtttagttgctcagtttgtggtcataaatgtgcaaacaaatcaaatctaaCAAGCCATATGTGGacccacacaggagagaaactatttagttgttcagtttgtggtaaaaaatgtGCATATAAATCAGGTCTAACATATCACATGTTAACTCACATAGAGGAGAAACCAtttagttgctcagtttgtggtaaaaaatgtgcacacaaaaGAATTCTAAAATGCCACATGGCAAGCCACACAAGAGGGAAAACAtttagttgctcagtttgtggtaaaatgTTTCAGCATCTATCATATGTAACACAACATATGGTaacacacacaggggagaaGCCGTtcagttgctcagtttgtggtaaaaaatgtTCACTTAAGTCAAACCTAACACAACATATGTTAACCCACACTGGGAAGAAACCATTCAGCTGCTCATTGTGTGATAAAAAGTACACAGTCAAACGAAGTTTGAAAGACCACATGCAACATCACACAGGGGAAAAACGCTTCAGTTGTAGTGTTTGTAACAAAAGATTCAGTCGGCGAAGTGGCCTTAAAAACCATAAGTGTATTGGTGAGTCCTCACAGCTtcatcagagtcagactgaggagaacagagaggcagagcctCCGGCCAAAAGCTCAACTGAACCGATGGAAACAGAAGCTGATGgagaggactgtggaggacCAGAACCAGTCAGTAACTCACATCCAGACTGA